ATAGTGTTCTAGTTTTAGAAGGGTAGCTTTTTTATTAAGCTACCCATGACTAAACCGTGTATTTAGTATCCCCTACTAAAAAACATATCATTTCGCTGCAAGATTACTTATAGTAAATGATTTAGACAACTATAGCATTGAAGGATTTCGGAAAAAATTTGAATAAAATTAACAGATTATAGAGCATGTAATTTTAGAGAAAAAATCTTTATTTCTTCTGCTTATTTTGTGTATAAAACATAGAATAATTACCGTAATCATTCTATTGATGACTTGAAAGTGAAAAACGTTTTTTATAAAATTGCAGACGATTTAGTAATATAATCATCAAATAAGAATATAGAAATATAAAAAATACAGTACATACACAAAGCGAGTATTTTGGTAATTAGTAACTTCTTAAAATACACACCCGATCTCGGGATTTTTCATGTTTTTGTGTGAACCTCTTTCTTTTGAAGAGGTTTTTTTTGTTTATTGTGGTAGTGTGTACAATGTTAATTTAAAATCATTCTTAATGGAAGATTTTATAATTTTGGTAGTGTGAGAAAGCTGATTTCCATTATTGTTATCATTCTATTTGGTTTCTACAACTGAACTGTACCAGTTTTTGAAAATGCCGCTTCTTATAGAGCATTACCTAAAGCATAAAAACTTAAATCCTGAAATGTCGTTTAATGCTTTTCTGAAGGCTCATTATGGTGACCCGGTGAAGGATAATGATTCTGATCAGGATAAAAGATTACCTTTTGTATCACATAACCATCTGCTTTCGGTAGTTTTTGTTATCAATTCAATTTTAGACTTTCATTGTACGGAGAAAATAAGCTGTTTTTTTGACGTCATAAAAACACTTTATAAAAGTATTTTCTATCACAAAGAAATCCTCGATTTTATCTGGGAGCCCCCGAAAATTTAGCCAATTTAATTTGTATTTCCAATCAATGATTGGGAAGTTGTATCGGCCTTTGAATACATCTGTAAATTGCAGATGTATCAAACCTTATATTCAAAGGTTTATTTTTATCCCAGTTAAAATTAATCAACAATAAAATAATAAATAATGAAAAAGTCGTCTTTAATAATAAAATCAATAGCAATTATCTTTTTGTTATTGCTTGTCATTCAGCTTTTTGATACTGATAAGAATATATCAGCCACTCCTTCTGAAAATGCAATTGAAAAACATTATCAGGTGTCATCCCACGTACAGGGCTTATTAAAAACAAGCTGTTACGATTGTCATTCTAATAATACGGCATATCCCTGGTATAGTAATATACAGCCGGTAAAATGGTGGTTGGCAGATCACGTCAATTCAGGGAAGAGGCATTTGAATTTTGATGAATTTAATACCTATACTAAAGAAAGAAAATTGAAGAAATTAGATGAAGTTGCCGAAACCGTTAAAGAGGGAGAAATGCCGCTTAGCTCGTATACAATAATCCATCATAATGCAAAATTATCTTCTACGGATAAATCGGAAATAGAAAAATGGGTGGTTCAGGTTAAAAAGGAGATCAGATCATCAATATTATTCTGTTATGACAAAAACATTCAGTAATTTTAATACTACATCCATTTCACATGAATTATAATATCCCTGAAAATCTCAAAGGTCTTACAGAAGCGGAAGTGGAAGCTTCCCGAAAAAAATACGGATATAACCGGCTGGAAGCAGTTAAAAAAGAAACATGGGCAGATATGCTTATTGATATTCTGAAAGAACCTATGCTTATTTTATTGATATGTGTTTCACTTATCTATGTAATCATAGGTGACTATGGTGAGGCATTATTTATGTTGGTCGCGATAATAGGAGTTACGGCTATTTCTTTCTATCAGGATAACCGAAGTAAAAAGGCCCTGGAAGAACTTGAAAAATTGAACGAGCCTTTAAGCACGGTCATAAGAAATTCAAAGATTATTAAAATACCCACTTTTGAAATTGCTGTGGGAGATCTCTGTATTACCGAAGAAGGTAATCTGATCAATGCAGACGGTACAATTGTACATAGCAATGATTTTTCCGTTAATCAGTCTTCACTTACAGGGGAGAGCTTCTCTGTTTTTAAAGACAGCAAATCAGAAGATAATAAAGTATACAGCGGAACAATTACTGTTTCCGGTCTTGCAGTTTTTGAGGTAGAACAAATAGGAAAAGAAACGAAAGTAGGAAAAATAGGGCAGTCTATACTGGGAATAAAAGAAGAAATATCTCCTTTACAGCTTCAGATCCGGAATTTTGTAAAAGGTATGGCGATTATTGGATTGATGATCTTTATGGCGGTATGTGTTTTCAGCTATATTAAAACAGAAGACTTTGTGACCAGCTTATTAAGTGGTTTGACTTTGGCAATGTCTGTACTTCCTGAGGAAATTCCTGTAGCTTTTACCACCTTTATGGCTTTGGGAGCCTGGAAGCTGATGCGGGAAGGAATTATTATCAAACGAAGCAGTATTGTCGAAACGTTGGGAAGTGTTACAGTGATATGTACAGATAAAACGGGAACAATTACCGAAAACTCAATGCAGCTAAAACATCTTTATGATTATAAGTCTGATACGATTTATGAACAGGAGAATTTCAAGACAAAAGAGCTGGATGAACTTATTGATTACGCGATGTGGAGCAGTGAGCCAGTTCCGTTTGATCCGATGGAAATAACCTTGCATAAGATTTATGAGCAAACTCAGGATTCTGACGACAGAAAAAATTATCAGTTATTTCATGAATATCCTTTGGAAGGAAAACCTCCTATGATGACCCATCTTTTTGAAAATGAACAAAAAGAGAGAATTATTGCGGCAAAAGGCGCTCCTGAAGCAATCCTTACTGTTTCTGAACTTTCAGAAGAGGAAAAAAATAAAATCAGAAATATTGTAAAAGAATTTGGTGAAAAGGGATATCGGGTTCTTGGAGTTGCCAAATCTCATTTTGAAGAAAATAATTTCCCTGAAAACCAGCAGGATTTTAGTTTTGAATTTTTAGGACTGACCGCATTTTATGACCCTCCTAAAAAAGAAATAAAAAAAGTGCTTCAGCATATTTATAATGCGGGGATTAAGGTAAAGGTAATTACGGGGGATAATGCGGATACCACAAAGGCTATTGCATTGCAGGCCGGGATTATCAATAATGCTCCGGCTGTTAATGGGAGTGAGGTCACCGCAAGTTCAGAAGATGATTTAATGAAGCTTTCTGAAAAAACGACTCTGTTTACAAGAATGTTTCCTGAAGCAAAGCTTGAAGTGGTGAATGCGCTGAAAGCACAGGGTAACGTAGTGGCCATGTTGGGAGATGGTGTGAACGACGGACCTGCATTAAAAGCTGCCCATATAGGAGTCGCAATGGGAAATAAAGGAACCGAAATTGCCAAATCAGCAGCAGCACTCGTCATTACGAATGATGATCTTGAAAAGCTGGTAGTAGGAATTGCTGCGGGAAGGAGAATTTATGCCAATATCAAAAAAGCTGTTCAGTATATTATTTCTATTCATATTCCCATTATCCTTACAGTTTCTTTGCCTTTATTCCTGGGATGGGTATTCCCTCACATATTTACCCCGGTTCACGTTATTTTTCTTGAATTGGTAATGGGACCTACCTGTTCTATTGTATATGAAAATGAGCCTATTGAAAAAGATGCAATGCAAAGGCCTCCAAGAGTGCTTACAGATACATTTCTGAACTGGGGAGAGCTTATGGTAAGTATTATTCAGGGATTGGTTATCACAGCAGGAATACTATGGATATATCAACATTCTGTCCACCTGGGGAATGATGAGCCTACAACAAGAGCTTGGGTGTTCAGTACTTTAATATTTGCGAATATTTTACTGAGTTTGGTAAATCGATCTTTCCATTACAGTATTTTTGAAAGTTTTAAAAATCGCAATTATTTATTAGCAGGGATTTCCGCGTTGGTTCTTGTATTATTGTTTGTTATTCTATATGTGAAGCCGGTATCAGGATTCTTTAGTGTAGCGCCTCTTACAGTAAAAGAATTAGGATTAACATTCCTTACTGCTGCAGTTTCTGTGCTGTGGTTTGAGATCTATAAGCTTCTAAAAAGGCTTTTGGAAAGGAAATAAAAAATAATCATTCTTAATAAAATATTTTATAATTTTGATTTGTGAAAAAATTGATTTCCATACTGTTATTGTCACTGTATTTAATTTCAACAACTGAAGTATATCAGCTGTTGAAAATTCCGACTTTGATAGAACATTATTGGGAACATAAAAAGTTGAATCCGGAAATGTCTCTTACAGCGTTTCTGAAAACCCATTATGAAAATCCTGTTAAAGATGGAGATTATGGTAAAGATCAGAAACTGCCGTTTGTAATTCATTCTGCACCATTAACTTTGATATTCACGATTCACCCAGGCTTTTATTTTGAAGCAAAAGCTGAAAGTTTCAGACCATTACAATCTCATAAAATTCCTTCAAAAGATGAAGATTTTTGTTACAAAGGATTTACAGGGTCCGTCTGGGAACCACCGAAATCTTTGTCCATATAATCTATTTAATTTGATTGATCTGCAATCAAACAACATCATTATTCTCTAAAATCATTATAAAAATTAAATAATGAAAACACTATTTTCAGCCATATTAATGGTTCTATTCGCTGTTGGCATTCAAGCGCAGAGTCGTTGGGAAAGTGCCAAAAAACTGGCGTCCCAAAATAAAGAACTTATTTTACTGAACTTTTCAGGTTCAGATTGGTGTATTCCATGCATCAAACTTCATAAAAATATTATTGAAACCGATGAATTTAAAAAGCTGGAAACAGAAAATATCGCTGTTTACATCAATGCAGATTTTCCAAGAAACAAAAAGAATCAGCTTTCTCCGGAATTGAAAAAAGAAAATGCATCGCTTGCTGATCAATATAATCCGAAAGGACTTTTTCCTTACACCCTTTTATTGAATTCGGAGGGAAAGGTTTTGAAAAGCTGGGAGGGACTTCCATCTGAAAATGCTTTAGCTTTCACTAAAGAAGTACGGGATATTAAAGAAAACCAAAATAAATAAGATCATATGTTGAGAGAGTTCAAAAGATCTCAGAAATTAATGGGGAACGCTTTTGAAATTACCGTTGTAAGTGACAATGAAAATTTGGCTAATCAGCATATTGATGCAGCTATTGACGAAATTCGGAGGATTGAAAGACTTTTAACTACTTTCAACGACGAAAGCCAAACCCATTTTATCAATAAAAACGCAGGGATAAAGCCTGTGAAAGTAGATGGGGAAATCTTTGGTCTAATTGAAAGAAGCTTGAGAATCAGTAAGATTACAGACGGATATTTTGATATTTCTTACGGTGGAATCGACAAAAGCTTCTGGAATTTTGACCGGCAGATGCAACAGCTTCCTGATCCTGAACTGATCAAAAAACATCTGAAATTGGTTAATTATCATAACATCATTCTTGACCATCACAATCAAACAGTTTTCCTGAAAGAAAAAGGAATGAGAATAGGTTTTGGGGGAATTGGGAAAGGCTATGCAGCGGAGATGGCAAAAAGACTTCTTCAGAATAGAGGTGTAGAATCAGGAATTGTAAATGCATCAGGGGATTTAACAGCCTGGGGAAATCAGGCAGACGGAAAACCTTGGACGGTTGGAATTGCTGATCCTGATAACGCCGGAAAGCCATTTTCTTACATGAATATTACTGATATGGCGGTAGCAACATCTGGGAATTACGAAAAATTCGTGGTCATCAATGGGAAAAAATATTCTCATACCATTAATCCAAAAACAGGAATGCCTGTTTCGGGGGTGAAAAGTGTTACCATCTTTTGTCCTAATGCAGAAATTGCTGATGCAATGGCAACTCCTGTAAGCATTATGGGAATTGATGCGTCACTTAATATGGTAAACCAGATCAATTATCTGGAATGCATCATTATCGATGATCAGGACAATATATATTCCTCTCAAAATATTAATTTAAAATGAAGTTTTAGATTTCATTTTATAACTAAAACAAATTCAATTCAAATGAAAAATTTTATAAAAATAATAATAACAGGCTTTTTTATTTTCCTGGTTGGTTCGATGTATTCTTGCACAACCGTAAAAGAATATGAAAAAAATAAACTTAATGATGCTGAAATGGTGTTGGGAAACAGAACCATTGAAAAAACAGAACTCAGCTTTCAATCTTACAGAGAAGGTTCTTCGGGAGCCAATGCAGGGAAAGTAGGAGGTGGATGCGGTTGTAAT
Above is a genomic segment from Chryseobacterium geocarposphaerae containing:
- a CDS encoding heme-binding domain-containing protein, whose translation is MKKSSLIIKSIAIIFLLLLVIQLFDTDKNISATPSENAIEKHYQVSSHVQGLLKTSCYDCHSNNTAYPWYSNIQPVKWWLADHVNSGKRHLNFDEFNTYTKERKLKKLDEVAETVKEGEMPLSSYTIIHHNAKLSSTDKSEIEKWVVQVKKEIRSSILFCYDKNIQ
- a CDS encoding cation-translocating P-type ATPase, with the protein product MNYNIPENLKGLTEAEVEASRKKYGYNRLEAVKKETWADMLIDILKEPMLILLICVSLIYVIIGDYGEALFMLVAIIGVTAISFYQDNRSKKALEELEKLNEPLSTVIRNSKIIKIPTFEIAVGDLCITEEGNLINADGTIVHSNDFSVNQSSLTGESFSVFKDSKSEDNKVYSGTITVSGLAVFEVEQIGKETKVGKIGQSILGIKEEISPLQLQIRNFVKGMAIIGLMIFMAVCVFSYIKTEDFVTSLLSGLTLAMSVLPEEIPVAFTTFMALGAWKLMREGIIIKRSSIVETLGSVTVICTDKTGTITENSMQLKHLYDYKSDTIYEQENFKTKELDELIDYAMWSSEPVPFDPMEITLHKIYEQTQDSDDRKNYQLFHEYPLEGKPPMMTHLFENEQKERIIAAKGAPEAILTVSELSEEEKNKIRNIVKEFGEKGYRVLGVAKSHFEENNFPENQQDFSFEFLGLTAFYDPPKKEIKKVLQHIYNAGIKVKVITGDNADTTKAIALQAGIINNAPAVNGSEVTASSEDDLMKLSEKTTLFTRMFPEAKLEVVNALKAQGNVVAMLGDGVNDGPALKAAHIGVAMGNKGTEIAKSAAALVITNDDLEKLVVGIAAGRRIYANIKKAVQYIISIHIPIILTVSLPLFLGWVFPHIFTPVHVIFLELVMGPTCSIVYENEPIEKDAMQRPPRVLTDTFLNWGELMVSIIQGLVITAGILWIYQHSVHLGNDEPTTRAWVFSTLIFANILLSLVNRSFHYSIFESFKNRNYLLAGISALVLVLLFVILYVKPVSGFFSVAPLTVKELGLTFLTAAVSVLWFEIYKLLKRLLERK
- a CDS encoding thioredoxin family protein, with amino-acid sequence MKTLFSAILMVLFAVGIQAQSRWESAKKLASQNKELILLNFSGSDWCIPCIKLHKNIIETDEFKKLETENIAVYINADFPRNKKNQLSPELKKENASLADQYNPKGLFPYTLLLNSEGKVLKSWEGLPSENALAFTKEVRDIKENQNK
- a CDS encoding FAD:protein FMN transferase, which gives rise to MLREFKRSQKLMGNAFEITVVSDNENLANQHIDAAIDEIRRIERLLTTFNDESQTHFINKNAGIKPVKVDGEIFGLIERSLRISKITDGYFDISYGGIDKSFWNFDRQMQQLPDPELIKKHLKLVNYHNIILDHHNQTVFLKEKGMRIGFGGIGKGYAAEMAKRLLQNRGVESGIVNASGDLTAWGNQADGKPWTVGIADPDNAGKPFSYMNITDMAVATSGNYEKFVVINGKKYSHTINPKTGMPVSGVKSVTIFCPNAEIADAMATPVSIMGIDASLNMVNQINYLECIIIDDQDNIYSSQNINLK
- a CDS encoding DUF4266 domain-containing protein, translating into MKNFIKIIITGFFIFLVGSMYSCTTVKEYEKNKLNDAEMVLGNRTIEKTELSFQSYREGSSGANAGKVGGGCGCN